The following are from one region of the Hymenobacter radiodurans genome:
- the gldA gene encoding gliding motility-associated ABC transporter ATP-binding subunit GldA produces the protein MVEIQHLTKNFGTQAAVNDISFSVGKGEILGFLGPNGAGKSTTMKIATGYLPPSAGTVRVAGHDVLTEPLEVRRQVGYLPEHNPLYLDMYVHEYLEFIGSVHGLKGTDRRRRVAAMVDRVGLGREQNKQIGALSKGYRQRVGLAQALIHDPGVLILDEPTTGLDPNQIGEIRTLIRELGEDKTVIFSTHILPEVTALCTRVVIINRGQLVADSSVSELGARAAGDTLIRAEFEQAIDPAPLRALPGITSVEIAPQNMYHIRASAGTDVRGAISRLAAQEGWVLLGLRQEEQSLEQVFQNLTK, from the coding sequence ATGGTTGAAATACAGCATCTGACCAAAAACTTCGGTACTCAAGCCGCTGTGAATGACATTTCATTCTCAGTGGGCAAGGGCGAGATTCTGGGTTTCCTGGGGCCGAACGGGGCCGGCAAGTCCACCACCATGAAGATTGCCACCGGCTATTTGCCCCCCAGCGCCGGTACCGTGCGTGTAGCCGGCCACGACGTGCTGACCGAACCCTTGGAAGTGCGCCGCCAGGTAGGGTATCTGCCTGAGCACAACCCGCTTTACCTGGATATGTACGTGCACGAGTACCTCGAATTTATTGGCTCTGTGCACGGACTGAAGGGTACTGACCGGCGCCGGCGCGTGGCTGCCATGGTAGATAGAGTAGGGCTCGGCCGGGAGCAGAACAAGCAGATCGGAGCTTTATCGAAAGGCTATCGGCAGCGGGTCGGCTTGGCGCAGGCGCTTATTCACGACCCCGGCGTACTCATTCTTGATGAGCCCACTACCGGCCTCGACCCCAACCAGATCGGCGAAATCCGCACGCTTATCCGGGAGCTGGGTGAAGATAAAACTGTGATTTTCTCAACTCACATTCTTCCCGAAGTAACGGCTCTGTGCACTAGAGTAGTAATTATTAATAGGGGCCAACTTGTGGCCGACAGCTCCGTGAGCGAGTTAGGTGCCCGCGCCGCCGGCGATACGCTTATCCGTGCGGAGTTTGAGCAAGCCATCGATCCCGCACCTTTGCGGGCTTTGCCAGGCATTACGAGCGTCGAAATTGCCCCCCAGAATATGTACCACATCCGGGCCAGCGCCGGAACTGACGTTCGGGGGGCAATTTCGCGCCTCGCGGCCCAGGAAGGTTGGGTGCTGTTGGGGCTGCGCCAGGAAGAGCAGTCGCTGGAGCAAGTATTTCAGAATTTGACGAAGTAG
- the gldC gene encoding gliding motility protein GldC codes for MKKSEIRFSIALDDQKVPEAISWQATDAGPDIHFAKAINIALWDRDERGTMKIDLWTKEMPVDEMKRFYVDTIGAMAESITTATNDKVMAAKMQELCRALMQHLEDEESKSK; via the coding sequence ATGAAGAAATCTGAAATTCGCTTTAGTATCGCCCTCGACGACCAGAAAGTGCCGGAAGCCATTAGCTGGCAGGCTACCGATGCTGGTCCCGATATTCACTTCGCCAAAGCCATCAACATAGCCCTTTGGGATCGTGATGAGCGAGGTACTATGAAAATTGACCTCTGGACGAAGGAAATGCCTGTTGATGAAATGAAGCGCTTCTACGTTGATACCATCGGTGCAATGGCCGAAAGCATCACCACGGCTACCAACGATAAAGTAATGGCTGCCAAAATGCAGGAACTGTGCCGCGCGCTCATGCAGCACCTGGAAGACGAGGAAAGCAAGAGTAAATAG
- a CDS encoding SDR family oxidoreductase, translated as MDLTGKVAILTGVSKGIGLATAQALLAQGAVVAGWGRTRPTNLKHERFHFFECDVRKQASVQVAFANTINQLGSEVHVLVNNAGLGIAGPVDGFSAEDWHTMFDTNVHGTFYCCQAVLPTMKRQQIGHIVNISSIAGTTGIEKMAGYCASKFAVRGFSQSLFKEVRNDGIKVTCLYPGSVQTNFFDDIPGTDANEHMMQPQDIADTIIYALQTPFNFHIVDLEMRPLQPKK; from the coding sequence ATGGACCTGACCGGCAAGGTAGCTATTCTAACGGGCGTCAGCAAAGGGATTGGACTGGCTACTGCTCAGGCACTGCTGGCCCAGGGGGCAGTAGTGGCCGGCTGGGGCCGCACCCGCCCGACGAATTTGAAGCACGAGCGGTTTCATTTTTTCGAGTGCGATGTGCGCAAGCAAGCCAGTGTGCAGGTTGCCTTTGCCAATACTATTAATCAACTTGGCTCCGAAGTGCATGTGCTCGTAAATAATGCCGGGCTGGGCATTGCTGGTCCCGTTGATGGCTTCTCGGCCGAAGACTGGCACACGATGTTCGATACAAATGTGCACGGTACATTTTATTGCTGCCAAGCCGTGCTGCCTACCATGAAGCGTCAGCAAATCGGCCATATCGTGAACATCTCATCCATTGCCGGAACTACGGGCATCGAAAAAATGGCGGGTTACTGTGCGTCCAAGTTTGCTGTGCGAGGCTTTTCGCAGTCGTTGTTTAAGGAAGTGCGCAATGATGGTATCAAAGTAACCTGCTTGTATCCGGGCTCGGTGCAAACGAATTTCTTCGATGATATCCCCGGCACCGACGCCAACGAGCACATGATGCAGCCCCAGGATATTGCCGATACAATCATTTATGCGCTGCAAACGCCATTTAATTTCCACATTGTGGACTTGGAAATGCGGCCATTACAGCCTAAAAAGTAA
- a CDS encoding GIN domain-containing protein: protein MRSWVSLFIVMSGLAGCAKDHEGDCFKSTGSIVTERRALPPFQDLVTYTNVDVILVQDSTANEPYAEVRTGKNLQEDIELQVEDGRLTIRNTSRCNWVRRYDTPREVTLHVASIRDVALLGAGNIRTAGNFRVSTVFFHLVGAGDYDLDLTSDIIFLDMYELGDVRLRGAADELSLTVGGLGSLRATELQTKRCFFELTRNSDGSAYVSASDIVGGSHAGTGILYYSGNPAATDIRITGKGKTVKLD, encoded by the coding sequence TTGCGCAGTTGGGTAAGTCTGTTCATCGTGATGTCAGGGCTGGCGGGCTGCGCGAAGGATCATGAGGGCGATTGTTTTAAGAGTACCGGCAGCATTGTAACGGAGCGGCGGGCGCTCCCACCCTTTCAGGACTTAGTTACCTACACCAATGTAGATGTGATACTGGTTCAGGATAGCACAGCGAATGAACCCTACGCCGAGGTACGCACCGGCAAAAACCTGCAGGAAGACATTGAGCTTCAAGTTGAAGATGGGCGCCTCACCATACGAAATACGAGCCGCTGCAACTGGGTGCGCCGCTACGACACGCCCCGCGAAGTAACTTTGCACGTAGCCAGCATCCGCGATGTCGCCTTACTGGGCGCCGGTAATATCCGCACGGCAGGCAACTTCCGCGTCAGCACCGTTTTCTTTCACCTCGTGGGGGCCGGCGACTACGACCTCGACCTGACCAGCGACATTATCTTTTTGGATATGTATGAATTAGGTGATGTACGTCTGCGCGGGGCCGCCGACGAACTGAGCCTAACCGTGGGCGGACTAGGCTCCCTGCGCGCTACCGAACTCCAAACCAAACGCTGCTTTTTTGAGCTCACCCGCAACAGCGACGGGTCAGCCTACGTTTCGGCTTCCGACATTGTGGGTGGCAGCCACGCCGGCACCGGCATTCTTTACTACAGCGGTAATCCTGCTGCCACCGACATTCGGATAACTGGCAAAGGCAAGACAGTAAAGCTCGATTAA
- a CDS encoding BLUF domain-containing protein gives MAPEALHRLVYQSTATLPMNDKELESLLKQARDWNAQHQLTGVLLYSEHSIMQVLEGPKDEVFYIFNKIKQDIRHRNVIKLADGEIQQRDFSQWSMGFKVVAISDFEHLAGYLNINRTDFLPPSTEQNDTSLHSLLASFVTEDIIKF, from the coding sequence ATGGCTCCCGAGGCTCTACACCGTTTAGTTTATCAAAGTACCGCTACCCTGCCCATGAATGATAAGGAGTTGGAATCCTTACTTAAGCAGGCGCGCGACTGGAATGCGCAGCATCAGCTTACCGGTGTTCTGCTCTACAGCGAGCATAGTATCATGCAAGTATTAGAGGGCCCTAAAGACGAGGTGTTCTATATCTTCAATAAAATTAAGCAGGATATCCGCCACCGCAACGTGATTAAATTAGCCGACGGTGAGATCCAGCAGCGTGATTTCTCCCAGTGGTCTATGGGCTTCAAGGTTGTAGCTATAAGTGACTTCGAGCATCTGGCTGGGTACTTGAATATTAACCGAACTGATTTTTTGCCCCCTAGTACTGAGCAAAACGATACATCTCTACATTCGCTCCTTGCCTCATTTGTAACTGAGGATATTATTAAATTTTAA
- the dcd gene encoding dCTP deaminase, with protein MILTDQQILAEIERGNIVIEPYDRACLGTNSYDVHLGRYLATYRDAVLDARAHNKIDVFEMTEEGFVLQPGTLYLGVTEEYTESHAQVPFLEGKSSVGRLGIDIHATAGKGDVGFCNTWTLEISVTQQVRVYPGMPIGQLIYFAVQGDVQTFYNRKANAKYNERTDKPVESMMWKNVW; from the coding sequence ATGATTCTTACTGATCAGCAGATCCTGGCCGAAATAGAGCGGGGCAACATCGTGATTGAACCCTACGACCGGGCTTGCTTGGGCACCAACTCATACGACGTCCACTTAGGCCGCTACCTGGCTACTTACCGTGATGCGGTACTTGACGCCCGTGCCCACAATAAGATTGATGTGTTTGAGATGACGGAGGAAGGCTTCGTACTTCAGCCCGGCACCCTTTATTTGGGCGTAACGGAGGAATACACAGAAAGTCATGCGCAGGTACCCTTTCTAGAGGGAAAATCCAGCGTAGGTCGCTTAGGAATAGATATCCACGCCACGGCAGGTAAGGGTGACGTCGGCTTTTGCAACACTTGGACGCTTGAGATATCCGTAACTCAACAGGTGCGCGTTTACCCAGGCATGCCCATTGGTCAGCTTATCTATTTTGCCGTGCAAGGCGACGTACAGACCTTCTACAATCGCAAAGCCAACGCCAAGTACAATGAGCGCACCGACAAGCCCGTTGAGTCGATGATGTGGAAGAACGTATGGTGA
- the dnaN gene encoding DNA polymerase III subunit beta — protein sequence MKFIVSSSALLKQLQSINGVVTNNPVVPILENFLFEIEDGKLTITASDLETSMITELPVEARETGRIAAPARILLDTLKNLPDQPVTFTLDEETYTIEISSANGRYKLAGENATDFPRVPVVKGSAPIEIPSSSLARAINKTIFAVSTDELRPAMTGILVQLADNQATFVATDGHRLLRYRRLDVGAGQSANLIIPRKAFNLLKSALPSEATTVKVEFNSSNAFFSFNQMRLVCRLIDERYPDYENVIPVSNPNRLIISRADFLNSVKRISIYSNKTTHQVRLRLAGSELTVSAEDLDFSNEASERLACQYEGEDMEIGFNARFLAEMLSNIDSEEITLELSTPNRAGLLMPTTADDNESILMLVMPVMLNNYV from the coding sequence ATGAAATTCATTGTCTCGTCTTCTGCCTTGCTCAAGCAGCTCCAGAGCATTAACGGCGTAGTCACGAACAACCCCGTAGTGCCCATTCTGGAGAATTTCCTTTTCGAGATTGAGGACGGCAAGTTGACTATTACGGCCTCCGATCTGGAAACCAGCATGATAACCGAGTTGCCAGTGGAGGCCCGCGAAACAGGTCGCATTGCTGCCCCCGCCCGCATTCTGCTCGATACGCTCAAAAACCTGCCCGACCAGCCCGTAACCTTTACGCTGGATGAGGAAACGTACACCATCGAAATAAGCTCCGCCAATGGCCGCTACAAGCTAGCCGGCGAGAATGCTACTGATTTTCCACGTGTGCCAGTAGTTAAGGGCTCGGCTCCAATTGAAATACCGTCCTCGTCGCTGGCGCGGGCTATCAACAAGACTATCTTCGCCGTAAGTACCGACGAGCTCCGGCCAGCCATGACCGGGATTCTGGTGCAACTTGCGGATAACCAAGCTACGTTTGTAGCTACCGATGGCCATCGCCTGCTGCGCTATCGCCGCCTCGATGTAGGTGCCGGTCAATCAGCTAACCTGATTATTCCGCGGAAAGCTTTCAATCTGCTTAAAAGTGCGTTGCCATCCGAGGCCACTACGGTGAAAGTAGAATTTAACAGCTCCAATGCCTTCTTTAGCTTCAATCAGATGCGCCTTGTGTGCCGCCTAATCGATGAGCGCTATCCTGATTACGAAAACGTAATTCCGGTCAGCAATCCGAATCGTTTGATCATCAGCCGGGCCGATTTCCTGAACTCGGTAAAGCGCATCTCCATCTATTCCAACAAGACTACTCACCAGGTTCGCCTACGCTTAGCTGGTTCTGAGCTAACGGTTTCAGCCGAAGACTTGGACTTCAGCAACGAAGCCAGCGAGCGCCTGGCCTGCCAGTATGAGGGCGAGGATATGGAGATTGGCTTCAATGCTCGTTTCCTGGCAGAAATGCTCTCCAACATTGATTCAGAAGAAATTACCCTGGAGTTGAGTACGCCCAACCGAGCTGGCTTGCTCATGCCAACCACTGCCGACGACAACGAAAGCATTCTAATGCTCGTGATGCCGGTCATGCTTAATAACTACGTTTAA
- the hemL gene encoding glutamate-1-semialdehyde 2,1-aminomutase yields MNSTSLSPAPELTLAKSEALFSRAKNHIPGGVNSPVRAFRAVGGHPVFMQSAQGAWLTDVDGNKYIDFINSWGPMILGHAPQVVVEAVQKAIPSSLSFGAPTQREVEMAELIKAMVPSIEKVRLVNSGTEATMSAIRVARGYTGRDKIIKFEGCYHGHGDSFLIAAGSGALTLGTPDSPGVTAGVARDTITVPYNDTEAARQAIEANAGQVAALILEPVVGNMGLVEPAAGYLQALRDLCTEHGIVLIFDEVMTGFRLARGGAQELFGIKPDMTTLGKIIGGGMPVGAYGGRQDIMDNVAPAGKVYQAGTLSGNPIATAAGIAQLTYLQQNPDLYTELDRISARLADGTRQIAADLGLNYTVNRVGSMFSVFFTDKPVHNLEDAKISDTEAFGRYFQAMLRRGIYLAPAQYEALFVSTAITDELVDLYLTACRESMREAHGL; encoded by the coding sequence ATGAATTCGACGTCTCTTTCTCCTGCTCCTGAGCTGACGCTTGCCAAAAGTGAAGCTCTTTTTTCCCGCGCCAAAAACCATATTCCCGGTGGTGTTAATTCGCCGGTACGTGCCTTTCGAGCCGTAGGCGGCCATCCGGTATTTATGCAGTCGGCTCAGGGCGCTTGGCTGACAGACGTTGATGGCAACAAATACATTGACTTTATAAACTCTTGGGGGCCAATGATTTTGGGTCACGCTCCCCAAGTGGTAGTGGAAGCCGTTCAAAAAGCAATTCCCAGTTCTTTATCATTTGGCGCGCCCACCCAACGTGAAGTGGAGATGGCCGAATTGATTAAAGCCATGGTGCCCAGCATTGAAAAAGTGCGACTGGTAAACTCGGGTACGGAAGCCACCATGTCGGCTATCCGCGTGGCGCGGGGCTATACGGGGCGCGACAAGATCATCAAGTTTGAGGGCTGTTATCACGGCCACGGCGATTCCTTCCTCATTGCGGCGGGTAGTGGTGCCCTCACCCTGGGTACACCCGATTCGCCGGGCGTAACCGCTGGCGTAGCCCGCGATACCATCACCGTTCCCTACAACGACACCGAGGCTGCGCGCCAGGCTATTGAGGCCAACGCGGGCCAAGTGGCGGCTCTTATCCTGGAGCCGGTAGTTGGCAATATGGGACTGGTAGAGCCCGCCGCCGGCTATCTGCAAGCCCTGCGCGACCTGTGCACCGAGCATGGCATCGTCTTGATTTTTGACGAGGTGATGACTGGTTTCCGCCTTGCTCGTGGTGGCGCGCAGGAACTGTTCGGGATCAAGCCCGACATGACGACCTTGGGCAAAATCATCGGCGGCGGTATGCCCGTTGGTGCCTATGGCGGCCGTCAGGACATTATGGATAATGTAGCGCCCGCTGGCAAAGTTTACCAAGCGGGTACGCTCTCCGGCAACCCCATCGCAACGGCCGCTGGTATTGCTCAGCTAACTTATTTGCAGCAAAACCCTGACCTATATACTGAACTCGACCGCATTAGTGCCCGCTTGGCCGATGGCACCCGCCAGATTGCTGCCGATCTCGGCCTAAACTATACAGTCAACCGGGTTGGCTCCATGTTCAGCGTATTTTTCACGGATAAGCCAGTTCATAATCTGGAAGATGCTAAAATCTCTGACACAGAGGCTTTTGGCCGCTATTTCCAGGCGATGCTGCGCCGGGGCATCTATCTAGCTCCGGCCCAGTACGAAGCACTATTTGTAAGCACCGCTATTACCGACGAGTTAGTAGATCTATATCTTACAGCCTGCCGCGAATCTATGCGGGAAGCGCACGGGTTATAA
- the gldG gene encoding gliding motility-associated ABC transporter substrate-binding protein GldG, translated as MPESPIQPSRKRRDLIRFLLIIGVLLLFNFVGQRLFFRLDLTEEKRYTMSPATKQLLQNLPEPVTVTVYLDGDFPPAFRRLQQAVRETLNEMQVYGGANLRYVFVDPSAASSEKARSEYYETLIKKGLRPTNLAATENGKRVEKIIFPWATVAVGPREKQVLLLRGNQTASSDVRLNQSIEGLEYELASNIRKLSPGRRKIIGVVEGHGELTNAQAGDLIGSLQEYYDVYRVNLAAVPNLRTLDAVIVAKPEQAYSEIEKFKLDQFVIQGGKALFFVDAMRVNLDSAARGGMLSFPYQLNLEDLLFKYGARINPNLVLDLNSGVIPLVTGTTGDQPTVEPMPWQFYPLINQFSPHPITRNLDAVYTKFVSTIDTVKAVGIRKTPLLFTSRYTRVLPSPVPVNLNDARMEPNAKLYRESFKPVGYLLEGQFRSLFANRAQPGTTQFQPATASNARPGKVLIIGDGDFVRSELDPKTGQPFRLGFDRLANTEFANRELALNAVDYMLDETGLIAVRSKQITLRPLDKVKVTEQRRRWQLINICAPLVLLGVFGGLRAWQRKRRYASFKI; from the coding sequence ATGCCCGAATCACCCATTCAACCTTCCCGCAAGCGCCGCGACCTCATCCGGTTTCTGTTAATCATAGGAGTGCTTTTGCTCTTCAATTTTGTTGGACAGCGGCTCTTTTTTCGCCTCGATCTAACGGAGGAAAAGCGCTACACCATGTCGCCGGCTACGAAGCAGCTTCTGCAAAATTTGCCCGAGCCGGTTACGGTCACGGTATATCTAGATGGCGACTTTCCGCCCGCTTTCCGCCGCCTCCAACAGGCTGTACGCGAAACGCTGAATGAGATGCAAGTGTACGGGGGGGCAAATCTGCGCTACGTATTTGTCGATCCTTCGGCGGCTAGCTCTGAGAAAGCACGCAGCGAATACTACGAAACCCTGATCAAAAAGGGGCTTCGCCCAACCAACTTGGCTGCTACGGAAAACGGGAAGCGCGTCGAGAAAATCATCTTTCCCTGGGCTACCGTGGCCGTTGGGCCCCGCGAAAAGCAAGTGTTGCTATTACGCGGCAATCAGACTGCTTCTTCCGATGTGCGTCTTAATCAGAGCATTGAAGGTCTCGAATACGAGTTGGCTAGCAACATTCGCAAACTGTCGCCCGGTCGCCGCAAAATCATTGGCGTAGTTGAAGGACACGGGGAGTTGACCAATGCTCAAGCTGGCGACCTGATAGGCTCTTTGCAGGAGTATTACGACGTATACCGCGTCAATTTGGCTGCTGTGCCTAATCTGCGCACCCTCGACGCGGTGATTGTGGCCAAGCCTGAGCAAGCCTACTCCGAAATCGAGAAGTTCAAGCTCGACCAATTCGTTATTCAGGGGGGCAAAGCGCTCTTTTTTGTGGATGCCATGCGCGTGAACCTCGATAGTGCGGCCCGTGGCGGCATGTTGTCGTTTCCATATCAGCTGAACTTAGAGGACCTCTTATTTAAGTACGGTGCCCGCATCAATCCCAACTTGGTGCTCGACCTGAACTCCGGCGTAATCCCGCTTGTGACCGGTACCACCGGCGACCAGCCCACCGTAGAGCCAATGCCGTGGCAGTTTTATCCGCTCATCAATCAGTTTAGCCCGCACCCCATCACCCGCAATCTCGACGCTGTCTATACCAAGTTTGTGAGTACCATCGATACGGTAAAGGCAGTCGGCATTCGCAAAACGCCACTGCTTTTCACCTCTCGCTATACTCGTGTGCTGCCGTCTCCAGTGCCCGTAAATTTGAACGACGCCCGCATGGAGCCCAATGCCAAGCTGTACCGCGAGAGCTTTAAGCCAGTAGGATACCTGCTAGAAGGACAATTTCGCTCACTGTTTGCTAATCGTGCTCAGCCAGGTACCACGCAGTTTCAACCCGCCACGGCATCCAATGCCCGCCCCGGCAAAGTACTGATCATCGGCGATGGCGACTTTGTGCGTAGCGAACTGGATCCTAAAACTGGTCAGCCCTTCCGCCTCGGCTTCGACCGGCTCGCCAACACCGAGTTTGCCAATCGCGAGCTTGCCTTAAACGCCGTGGATTACATGCTCGACGAAACCGGCCTCATCGCCGTTCGCAGTAAGCAAATTACACTGCGGCCGCTCGATAAAGTGAAAGTAACAGAACAGCGCCGCCGCTGGCAACTCATTAATATTTGCGCTCCATTAGTGTTGCTAGGCGTATTTGGAGGCTTAAGGGCGTGGCAGCGCAAGCGGCGGTATGCGTCATTTAAAATTTAA
- a CDS encoding ABC-2 transporter permease, whose translation MLALLPTLLYYYSVYQLGNPEGNIDSAATVGSYLGLALLAGVFVAMGVFASAITRDQIIAFLVAVVGCFLVYSGFDSLASVFEGSAAYYISQLGIAAHYRDISKGLIDSRDLTYFFSLMAVLLLATRLVLQSRNW comes from the coding sequence TTGCTGGCACTGCTACCTACGCTCCTGTATTATTATTCGGTGTATCAGCTCGGAAACCCGGAAGGCAATATTGATTCGGCGGCTACGGTGGGCTCTTATCTGGGGCTGGCGCTATTGGCTGGGGTGTTTGTGGCGATGGGCGTATTTGCTTCCGCCATTACCCGCGACCAGATTATCGCCTTTTTGGTGGCTGTGGTAGGCTGCTTTTTAGTGTATTCGGGCTTTGATTCCCTAGCATCCGTTTTTGAAGGCAGCGCTGCTTATTATATCAGCCAGCTCGGCATCGCGGCCCATTACCGCGATATCAGCAAAGGCCTGATCGACTCCCGCGACCTGACGTATTTTTTTAGCCTAATGGCCGTACTGCTTTTAGCCACCCGGCTAGTGCTGCAAAGCCGCAATTGGTAA
- a CDS encoding ABC transporter substrate-binding protein → MRHLYSLRLASWLCCFWWLTALPSMAQTAPARPASKPAVTKPATTKAPQPASTASNKAVTPSKPTTTTTGSKLPPTAPKSTAKPRPALPTNLNSSDQNTRYQNGKVLLDQGRYDLAMQELAPLTPPAARFERGAEAAYLYAVAATRAKKWAEAEQMLNLIRSEYAKWENLPEALYLQAQVSFEQGEPDNALQVLELIPNKTLATEQNAIKATYLARIQDKALFQTLLQRYPKDEALGRAYADKLIAGGWYTEADKPVLEQLIKDFSLDRARYSAIPQAQKKAIYRVGVLLPFEFNDPSWEKVRRNQFVTDLYAGLLLAQDSLQREGRPVQLFAYDTGADTIQLKQVLALPELASMDMIIGPIYKSGSKLLARYAQQRQIITINPLSQDGNLTISNNWHYLFEPSMATQAQVAAQYAFRTFSGRTAAVLHEDTSDDLAFAQAYKTAYEALGGKVQVLRRLNSNMEESLAAGFAGIDFATLGHLVVASDNRKAGAFTLKQLQTQAAQLPLITYGSWLENPSVSPSRLDARDVYLIHRKYIDPTSFGVRRFRQLYVQRHNLPPAFLPIQVSNYCITSATNFTSTAPRFNRAWPRRVQFRGHYSKVSATLMAPTIISTYRLSSLNDWR, encoded by the coding sequence ATGAGGCACTTGTACTCTCTTCGCTTAGCTAGCTGGCTTTGCTGTTTTTGGTGGCTGACCGCCCTGCCCTCGATGGCCCAAACAGCGCCGGCGCGGCCGGCCAGCAAGCCAGCCGTTACGAAGCCGGCTACCACAAAAGCCCCCCAGCCAGCCAGCACTGCTTCCAACAAAGCTGTAACCCCCAGTAAGCCAACGACTACAACGACGGGCAGCAAATTGCCCCCCACGGCACCAAAGTCGACGGCTAAGCCTCGCCCCGCCCTACCTACCAATCTTAACTCCTCCGATCAGAACACGCGCTACCAAAATGGCAAGGTGCTGCTCGATCAGGGCCGCTACGACCTGGCAATGCAGGAGTTGGCACCCCTTACCCCGCCTGCCGCCCGCTTCGAGCGTGGTGCTGAGGCCGCTTACTTATATGCGGTAGCAGCCACTCGCGCCAAGAAATGGGCGGAAGCGGAGCAAATGCTCAATTTAATTCGCTCTGAATATGCCAAGTGGGAGAATCTACCCGAGGCGTTGTACCTGCAGGCGCAAGTGTCGTTTGAGCAGGGTGAGCCCGACAACGCTTTGCAAGTGCTCGAACTGATTCCGAACAAAACACTTGCCACCGAGCAGAACGCTATAAAAGCTACCTATTTGGCTCGCATTCAGGACAAAGCACTGTTTCAGACCCTATTGCAGCGCTATCCTAAAGATGAAGCCTTAGGTCGGGCCTACGCTGACAAGCTGATAGCCGGCGGGTGGTATACCGAGGCTGACAAACCAGTGCTGGAGCAATTAATTAAGGATTTTTCCCTCGATCGGGCCCGCTACTCGGCTATTCCTCAAGCTCAAAAGAAGGCTATTTATCGAGTAGGGGTACTTCTCCCTTTCGAGTTTAATGACCCAAGCTGGGAGAAAGTACGTCGAAACCAATTTGTGACGGACCTCTATGCGGGTTTGCTGCTCGCACAGGATTCGCTGCAGCGCGAAGGTCGCCCCGTTCAGCTCTTTGCTTACGATACGGGTGCCGATACCATCCAGCTCAAGCAAGTGCTGGCCTTGCCCGAGCTAGCCAGTATGGATATGATTATTGGGCCCATTTATAAGTCGGGCAGCAAGTTGCTGGCGCGCTATGCCCAACAGCGCCAGATTATTACCATCAATCCCCTTTCTCAGGATGGCAACCTGACCATCAGTAACAACTGGCATTATCTGTTCGAGCCCAGCATGGCTACGCAGGCTCAAGTGGCCGCTCAGTATGCGTTTCGCACCTTCAGTGGACGCACGGCGGCTGTTCTTCACGAGGACACCAGCGACGATCTGGCCTTCGCGCAGGCCTACAAGACCGCATATGAAGCGCTGGGGGGCAAAGTACAGGTATTGCGGCGCCTCAACTCCAACATGGAAGAATCATTGGCAGCGGGCTTTGCGGGCATCGACTTCGCCACCTTGGGACACCTAGTCGTTGCTTCCGACAACCGGAAGGCTGGAGCATTTACGCTCAAGCAACTGCAAACCCAGGCTGCTCAACTTCCCCTTATTACCTACGGCTCATGGCTGGAAAATCCATCGGTGAGCCCCAGCCGCCTCGATGCGCGCGACGTATATCTGATTCATCGCAAATACATTGACCCGACCAGTTTTGGCGTGCGCCGCTTTCGTCAATTGTACGTGCAACGCCATAATTTGCCCCCAGCGTTTTTGCCCATTCAGGTTTCGAACTATTGTATTACTTCGGCCACCAACTTCACCAGCACGGCCCCGCGTTTCAACAGGGCTTGGCCACGTCGGGTCCAATTTCGGGGTCACTATTCCAAGGTATCGGCTACCCTAATGGCGCCCACGATAATCAGTACGTACCGCTTATCAAGCTTGAACGATTGGAGGTAG
- a CDS encoding ABC-2 transporter permease → MFAILRKEFNAFLSSPVAYVVMGVFLVATGLFVWVFPDSSVLDYGYADLQTLFNIAPWIFLFLIPAITMRTFAEEKKAGTIELLLTRPLTDGQILGANFWLACC, encoded by the coding sequence ATGTTTGCCATTCTTCGCAAAGAATTTAATGCCTTTCTAAGCTCGCCGGTTGCCTACGTGGTGATGGGCGTTTTCTTGGTGGCTACCGGGCTGTTCGTGTGGGTATTTCCCGATAGTAGCGTGCTGGACTACGGCTACGCTGACCTGCAAACCCTGTTTAATATTGCTCCCTGGATCTTTCTTTTCCTGATTCCGGCCATTACCATGCGCACCTTTGCCGAGGAAAAAAAGGCGGGCACCATCGAACTGCTGCTCACTAGGCCACTCACCGATGGCCAGATTCTGGGGGCAAATTTCTGGCTTGCCTGCTGCTGA